The Brassica oleracea var. oleracea cultivar TO1000 chromosome C6, BOL, whole genome shotgun sequence genome includes a region encoding these proteins:
- the LOC106296992 gene encoding embryogenesis-associated protein EMB8 isoform X1, with the protein MDDPMPSPYALLFEALWLIPIRHYLYALILIWTAFFYKFVEFHFLGDAVLQYFRGRVNLIYNPDSPIYHGVVSRCRTLHSRYVATPWLASPHLQTCFLNFHGLPPVFTYTRKLFRASDGGTIALDWLTNSHVVDGDPHNQKEISKEDTTPIAVVIPGLTSDSSSAYLKHLAYNTAKSGWNVVISNHRGLGGVSVTSDCFYNAGWTEDVRVVLDHLQHEFPMAPLFAIGTSIGANILVKYLGEEGEKTPLRGAVAICSPWDLLIGDRFISRKFKQRLYDRALTIGLQGYAQFFNCRHEPQYTRLANWEGIKKSRSIRDFDNHATCHVGKFETVDTFYRKSSSTQYVGNVAVPLLCISALDDPLCTKEAIPWEECRANKNIVLATTNHGGHLAFFEGLTASSLWWVRATNEFLGALSCSRYMHIQKIQESGSSGSGKQDETSINQGPYLNIAEDGLVAAANLEENTTRSKEATQVLNQRGPKVKDKRSFNVLCRQTKRSIWLLGYIGMVTGFPLVGMLMNYLFRKKQRPITASKS; encoded by the exons ATGGACGATCCGATGCCTTCTCCATACGCTCTTCTCTTTGAAGCTCTCTGGCTCATCCCAATTCGTCACTATCTCTACGCTCTCATCCTCATCTGGACCGCATTCTTCTACAAATTCGTGGAGTTCCATTTCCTTGGTGATGCGGTTCTTCAGTATTTCAGAGGTCGAGTGAATCTCATCTACAACCCAGATTCTCCTATTTACCACGGTGTTGTCTCTCGCTGCCGGACTCTTCACAGCCG GTATGTGGCGACACCATGGCTAGCGAGTCCTCATCTTCAGACTTGTTTCCTTAATTTCCATGGATTGCCTCCCGTTTTCACCTACACAAG AAAGCTCTTTCGTGCTTCTGATGGTGGAACCATTGCTCTGGATTGGCTTACCAACTCCCATG TTGTTGATGGGGATCCTCACAATCAGAAGGAAATCAGTAAAGAAGACACAACTCCCATTGCTGTTGTTATTCCGGGGCTAACTAGTGATTCTTCTTCTGCA TATCTAAAGCACCTTGCCTATAACACTGCAAAATCCGGTTGGAATGTTGTTATTAGCAACCATAGAGGATTGGGTGGTGTTTCTGTCACT TCCGATTGCTTCTATAATGCTGGATGGACAGAGGATGTACGGGTAGTTCTTGATCATCTTCAACACGAGTTCCCTATGGCTCCTCTCTTTGCTATTGGAACTAGCATTGGTGCTAACATTCTG GTGAAATACCTTGGGGAAGAGGGTGAGAAGACTCCTCTGAGAGGCGCTGTTGCTATTTGCTCTCCATGGGACCTCTTG ATTGGTGACAGGTTTATCTCCCGAAAATTCAAACAAAGGTTGTACGACAGAGCTCTAACCATCGGACTTCAAGGTTATGCCCAATT TTTCAATTGCAGGCATGAACCTCAGTATACACGGCTTGCTAATTGGGAAGGCATAAAAAAG TCACGTTCCATCCGAGATTTTGACAATCATGCTACATGTCATGTCGGCAAATTTGAG ACTGTGGACACGTTTTACCGAAAATCTAGCAGTACCCAATACGTAGGAAATGTGGCGGTGCCGCTACTCTGTATCAGTGCTCTAGATGATCCCTTATGCACAAAGGAAGCTATCCCTTGGGAAGAATGCCG GGCAAACAAAAACATCGTCTTGGCGACAACAAATCACGGGGGACATCTAGCGTTTTTCGAAGGATTAACTGCATCTAGCTTGTG GTGGGTTCGAGCCACCAACGAGTTTCTTGGCGCCCTTAGCTGCAGTCGTTATATGCATATTCAGAAA ATTCAAGAGAGTGGAAGCTCAGGATCGGGAAAGCAGGATGAGACTTCGATAAACCAAGGCCCGTATCTAAACATTGCAGAAGACGGGTTGGTGGCAGCAGCCAACTTGGAGGAAAACACCACACGGTCAAAAGAAGCAACACAAGTATTGAACCAGAGAGGACCAAAGGTTAAAGATAAGAGAAGCTTTAACGTGTTGTGCCGCCAGACAAAACGGTCCATATGGCTGCTTGGTTACATAGGCATGGTAACAGGTTTCCCTTTAGTTGGGATGCTCATGAACTACCTCTTTCGTAAGAAGCAACGACCCATAACTGCCTCCAAATCCTGA
- the LOC106296992 gene encoding embryogenesis-associated protein EMB8 isoform X2, translated as MDDPMPSPYALLFEALWLIPIRHYLYALILIWTAFFYKFVEFHFLGDAVLQYFRGRVNLIYNPDSPIYHGVVSRCRTLHSRYVATPWLASPHLQTCFLNFHGLPPVFTYTRKLFRASDGGTIALDWLTNSHVVDGDPHNQKEISKEDTTPIAVVIPGLTSDSSSAYLKHLAYNTAKSGWNVVISNHRGLGGVSVTSDCFYNAGWTEDVRVVLDHLQHEFPMAPLFAIGTSIGANILVKYLGEEGEKTPLRGAVAICSPWDLLIGDRFISRKFKQRLYDRALTIGLQGYAQLHEPQYTRLANWEGIKKSRSIRDFDNHATCHVGKFETVDTFYRKSSSTQYVGNVAVPLLCISALDDPLCTKEAIPWEECRANKNIVLATTNHGGHLAFFEGLTASSLWWVRATNEFLGALSCSRYMHIQKIQESGSSGSGKQDETSINQGPYLNIAEDGLVAAANLEENTTRSKEATQVLNQRGPKVKDKRSFNVLCRQTKRSIWLLGYIGMVTGFPLVGMLMNYLFRKKQRPITASKS; from the exons ATGGACGATCCGATGCCTTCTCCATACGCTCTTCTCTTTGAAGCTCTCTGGCTCATCCCAATTCGTCACTATCTCTACGCTCTCATCCTCATCTGGACCGCATTCTTCTACAAATTCGTGGAGTTCCATTTCCTTGGTGATGCGGTTCTTCAGTATTTCAGAGGTCGAGTGAATCTCATCTACAACCCAGATTCTCCTATTTACCACGGTGTTGTCTCTCGCTGCCGGACTCTTCACAGCCG GTATGTGGCGACACCATGGCTAGCGAGTCCTCATCTTCAGACTTGTTTCCTTAATTTCCATGGATTGCCTCCCGTTTTCACCTACACAAG AAAGCTCTTTCGTGCTTCTGATGGTGGAACCATTGCTCTGGATTGGCTTACCAACTCCCATG TTGTTGATGGGGATCCTCACAATCAGAAGGAAATCAGTAAAGAAGACACAACTCCCATTGCTGTTGTTATTCCGGGGCTAACTAGTGATTCTTCTTCTGCA TATCTAAAGCACCTTGCCTATAACACTGCAAAATCCGGTTGGAATGTTGTTATTAGCAACCATAGAGGATTGGGTGGTGTTTCTGTCACT TCCGATTGCTTCTATAATGCTGGATGGACAGAGGATGTACGGGTAGTTCTTGATCATCTTCAACACGAGTTCCCTATGGCTCCTCTCTTTGCTATTGGAACTAGCATTGGTGCTAACATTCTG GTGAAATACCTTGGGGAAGAGGGTGAGAAGACTCCTCTGAGAGGCGCTGTTGCTATTTGCTCTCCATGGGACCTCTTG ATTGGTGACAGGTTTATCTCCCGAAAATTCAAACAAAGGTTGTACGACAGAGCTCTAACCATCGGACTTCAAGGTTATGCCCAATT GCATGAACCTCAGTATACACGGCTTGCTAATTGGGAAGGCATAAAAAAG TCACGTTCCATCCGAGATTTTGACAATCATGCTACATGTCATGTCGGCAAATTTGAG ACTGTGGACACGTTTTACCGAAAATCTAGCAGTACCCAATACGTAGGAAATGTGGCGGTGCCGCTACTCTGTATCAGTGCTCTAGATGATCCCTTATGCACAAAGGAAGCTATCCCTTGGGAAGAATGCCG GGCAAACAAAAACATCGTCTTGGCGACAACAAATCACGGGGGACATCTAGCGTTTTTCGAAGGATTAACTGCATCTAGCTTGTG GTGGGTTCGAGCCACCAACGAGTTTCTTGGCGCCCTTAGCTGCAGTCGTTATATGCATATTCAGAAA ATTCAAGAGAGTGGAAGCTCAGGATCGGGAAAGCAGGATGAGACTTCGATAAACCAAGGCCCGTATCTAAACATTGCAGAAGACGGGTTGGTGGCAGCAGCCAACTTGGAGGAAAACACCACACGGTCAAAAGAAGCAACACAAGTATTGAACCAGAGAGGACCAAAGGTTAAAGATAAGAGAAGCTTTAACGTGTTGTGCCGCCAGACAAAACGGTCCATATGGCTGCTTGGTTACATAGGCATGGTAACAGGTTTCCCTTTAGTTGGGATGCTCATGAACTACCTCTTTCGTAAGAAGCAACGACCCATAACTGCCTCCAAATCCTGA
- the LOC106300746 gene encoding uncharacterized protein LOC106300746 — MGGLCSRSSSVNNAPAGTFPHANGHLNNGSAGDLRHKDGGDPSPVREEDTVVDKPSSESFSFPTLNISSLGTHPQNIEDGIPRLSRDLSQKSRSTKSRQAAVAKVSEVSSLLGRAGTMGLGKAVDVLDTLGSSMTNLNLNAGFSSATTIKGNKISILSFEVANTIVKGANLMHSLSKDSITHLKEAVLPSQGVQNLISKDMDELLRIAAADKREELKIFSGEVVRFGNRCKDPQYHNLDRFFDRLGSEFTPQKQLKQEAETIMHQLMTFVHFTADLYHELHALDRFEQDYQRKIQEEENPSTVQRGVGDTLAILRTELKSQKKHVRNLKKKSLWSRILEEVMEKLVDVVHFLHLEIHEAFGGADSDKPANDPPINHKKLGSAGLALHYANIITQIDTLVSRSSTMPSSTRDALYQGLPPSIKSALRSRIQSFQVKEELTVPQIKAEMEKTLQWLVPVATNTTKAHHGFGWVGEWASSGSDVNQRPAGQSILRIDTLHHADKEKTEAYILDLVVWLHHLVTQVRATTGFGLRSPVKSPIRSPNQKTIQLSSGSHNNPSMGSPLLTMEDQEMLRDVSKRRKTPGISKSQEFQTVAKARLCKHHRLSKSSSHSPMMGEMMKNKKDAFAMRRPSSVPIIDFEIDRMKALDVIDRVDTIRSL; from the exons ATGGGTGGGCTTTGCTCTAGGAGTTCCTCTGTAAATAACGCTCCTGCTGGAACCTTTCCACATGCTAATGGTCATCTTAACAATGGCTCTGCTGGTGATCTCAGACACAAAGATGGTGGTGATCCTTCTCCGGTGAGGGAGGAGGACACTGTTGTTGACAAGCCCTCATCAGAATCGTTTTCGTTTCCCACTCTCAACATATCTTCTCTCGGAACTCATCCTCAGAATATTGAGGACGGTATTCCCCGTTTATCAAGAGACCTATCTCAGAAATCAAGATCCACTAAGTCTAGGCAAGCTGCTGTGGCAAAG GTTTCCGAAGTAAGCTCACTGTTAGGCAGGGCTGGCACTATGGGACTTGGTAAAGCTGTGGATGTATTGGACACACTTGGGAGTAGCATGACGAACCTGAATCTAAATGCTGGTTTTTCTTCTGCCACCACCATTAAAGGGAATAAGATCTCAATCTTGTCCTTCGAAGTTGCTAACACCATTGTTAAAGGCGCCAATCTTATGCATTCTCTGTCTAAAGATAGCATCACACATTTGAAAGAGGCTGTGTTGCCTTCACAAGGTGTACAAAACCTAATCTCTAAGGATATGGATGAACTCTTGAGGATTGCTGCTGCTGATAAAAG AGAAGAGTTGAAGATTTTTTCTGGAGAGGTGGTGCGTTTTGGGAATCGTTGCAAGGACCCTCAGTACCACAACCTGGATCGCTTCTTTGACAG GTTGGGCTCTGAATTTACTCCCCAGAAACAATTGAAACAGGAAGCAGAAACCATAATGCACCAGCTGATGACTTTTGTTCATTTCACAGCT GACTTGTATCATGAACTCCATGCGCTGGATAGGTTTGAACAAGACTACCAACGTAAGATCCAGGAAGAAGAGAACCCAAGCACAGTACAACGAG GTGTGGGAGATACCCTCGCTATCTTGAGAACTGAATTAAAGAGTCAGAAGAAGCATGTAAGAAACCTAAAGAAAAAATCTCTTTGGTCTAGGATCTTAGAAGAG GTGATGGAGAAACTAGTGGACGTTGTCCATTTCTTGCATTTGGAGATTCACGAAGCCTTTGGTGGTGCAG ATTCTGATAAGCCTGCAAATGACCCACCAATCAATCATAAAAAGTTGGGCTCTGCAGGTCTTGCCTTACATTACGCAAACATCATAACTCAAATTGATACTCTT GTGTCCCGGTCTAGCACTATGCCTTCGAGCACAAGAGATGCTTTGTACCAAGGTTTACCCCCAAGTATAAAATCTGCTTTACGCTCCAGAATACAGTCCTTCCAGGTTAAGGAAGAG CTCACTGTTCCTCAAATAAAAGCCGAAATGGAAAAAACGTTGCAGTGGCTTGTTCCTGTTGCTACAAACACAACCAA AGCGCACCACGGGTTTGGATGGGTTGGGGAATGGGCAAGTTCCGG GTCAGATGTGAACCAGAGACCAGCAGGTCAGAGCATACTAAGGATAGATACACTTCACCATGCAGATAAAGAAAAAACTGAGGCTTACATATTAGACCTGGTGGTATGGCTGCATCATCTGGTTACCCAAGTGAGGGCAACTACTGGTTTTGGGCTAAGATCTCCGGTGAAGTCTCCAATCAGATCACCTAATCAGAAAACAATCCAGCTCTCGAGCGGTTCACACAACAACCCAAGTATGGGGTCTCCGTTGCTGACGATGGAGGATCAAGAGATGCTTAGAGACGTGAGCAAGAGAAGGAAAACGCCAGGAATCAGCAAGAGCCAAGAGTTTCAGACGGTGGCTAAAGCAAGGCTGTGTAAGCATCACAGGCTGAGCAAAAGCAGTAGTCACTCGCCGATGATGGGGGAGATGATGAAGAATAAGAAGGATGCATTCGCAATGAGAAGGCCTTCATCTGTGCCAATCATTGACTTTGAGATAGATCGCATGAAAGCCCTGGATGTGATTGATCGCGTGGACACCATTCGGAGCTTGTAG
- the LOC106300814 gene encoding G-type lectin S-receptor-like serine/threonine-protein kinase At1g34300, translating into MSCREERSFTTKTMAEPPYPMLLPLLLLLLHFPYLTSAVPLGSVLYASGSDQSWSSPNSTFAVSFLPSSSPNTFLAAVYFAGTVPIWSAGSVDSQGSLRLSSSGSLQLINGSNTTVWDSGTDALGVVSAAIEDSGSLVLVNNRNKTVWSSFDHPTDTIVQSQNFSAGKILRSGSYSFQLERRGNLTLTWNNSTVYWSQGLNSSFSSNLSSPSLALQTNGVVLMFDSTLTGGAETIYSDDYGEGSNTFRFLKLDDDGNLRIYSSASRNSGPVSPHWSAVADQCLVYGYCGNFGICSYNDTKPICLCPSRNFDPVDVNDRRKGCKRKVELSNCSSNAAMLDLDHTRLITDPNDPNSQSFFAGSSPCRGNCLVSGVCLASVSMSDGSGNCWQKQPGSFITGYQSSSVPSTSYVKVCGPVLLNEPLVGSKGDGNNSKVHLWIVAVAVLAGLLGLAAVEVGLWWCCCRNNPRFGTLSSHYTLLEYASGAPVQFTYRELQRCTKSFKEKLGAGGFGSVYRGVLSNKTVVAVKQLEGIEQGEKQFRMEVATISSTHHLNLVRLIGFCSEGRHRLLVYEFMRNGSLDSFLFSTDSGKLLTWEYRFNIALGTAKGITYLHEECRDCIVHCDIKPENILVDDNYTAKVSDFGLAKLLNPKDNRHKNLSSVRGTRGYLAPEWLANLPITSKSDVYSYGMVLLEIVSGQRNFDVSERTNHRKFSIWAYEEFDKGNTEAILDMRLSEDQTVDMEQVRRMVQTSFWCIQEQPLQRPTMGKVVQMLEGITAINKPPRPKTLSAVSISGNSGSTSHASILVASGPTRSSSSSAATRSFQTMGITSSGPASTIISEGSLL; encoded by the coding sequence ATGAGTTGCAGAGAAGAGAGAAGCTTCACGACCAAAACAATGGCGGAGCCGCCATACCCCATGCTTCTTCCTCTTCTTCTCCTTCTCCTCCATTTCCCATATTTAACTTCGGCCGTACCTCTCGGCTCTGTTCTCTACGCCTCCGGTTCAGACCAGTCCTGGTCGTCTCCCAATTCCACTTTCGCCGTCTCCTTTCTTCCATCGTCTTCTCCAAACACCTTCCTCGCGGCCGTTTACTTCGCCGGAACCGTTCCCATTTGGTCCGCAGGAAGCGTTGACTCTCAAGGATCCCTTCGCCTCTCCTCCTCCGGCTCCCTCCAACTCATCAACGGCTCCAACACCACCGTCTGGGACTCCGGTACCGACGCTCTCGGCGTCGTTTCGGCTGCGATTGAAGATTCCGGTAGCCTTGTCCTCGTCAACAACCGAAACAAAACAGTCTGGTCTTCCTTCGATCACCCGACGGACACGATCGTGCAATCTCAGAACTTCAGCGCCGGTAAGATTCTCCGATCTGGTAGCTACTCGTTTCAGCTAGAGAGAAGAGGGAACCTCACGCTTACGTGGAACAACAGCACGGTTTACTGGAGCCAAGGGCTTAATTCGTCATTTAGCTCCAACTTGTCTTCCCCTAGCTTAGCTTTACAGACCAACGGTGTTGTGTTGATGTTCGATTCAACTCTCACTGGTGGAGCTGAAACCATTTACAGTGACGATTACGGCGAAGGTAGCAATACGTTTCGGTTCTTGAAGCTAGATGATGATGGGAATCTCAGAATCTACAGCTCCGCGTCTAGAAACAGCGGTCCTGTCTCGCCTCATTGGTCTGCTGTAGCTGATCAGTGTCTTGTTTATGGGTATTGTGGTAACTTTGGGATTTGTAGTTACAATGATACTAAACCCATTTGCTTGTGCCCTTCTCGTAACTTTGATCCTGTTGATGTGAATGATAGAAGAAAAGGTTGTAAGAGAAAAGTAGAACTAAGTAATTGCTCTAGCAATGCAGCCATGCTTGATTTGGATCACACTAGGTTGATTACAGACCCTAATGACCCAAACTCTCAGAGCTTCTTTGCTGGAAGTTCGCCTTGTAGAGGGAATTGCCTTGTTAGTGGTGTTTGTCTTGCTTCTGTCTCCATGTCTGATGGGTCTGGAAACTGTTGGCAGAAGCAACCCGGTTCCTTCATTACCGGGTACCAGAGCTCATCGGTTCCGAGTACTTCTTATGTTAAAGTCTGTGGTCCGGTGTTGCTTAACGAACCTTTGGTTGGATCAAAAGGTGATGGTAATAACTCGAAAGTGCACTTGTGGATTGTTGCAGTTGCTGTACTAGCTGGGCTTCTTGGTTTGGCTGCGGTAGAGGTAGGTCTATGGTGGTGCTGCTGCAGAAACAATCCTCGGTTTGGTACTTTGTCGTCTCACTACACGTTGCTTGAGTACGCTTCTGGTGCACCCGTGCAGTTTACATACAGGGAGCTTCAACGTTGCACAAAAAGTTTCAAAGAGAAGCTTGGAGCTGGAGGGTTTGGTAGTGTGTATAGAGGCGTGCTCTCGAATAAAACTGTGGTTGCAGTGAAGCAACTAGAAGGTATAGAGCAAGGAGAGAAGCAGTTTAGGATGGAGGTTGCAACCATTAGCAGCACACACCATCTGAATCTAGTCAGACTGATCGGGTTCTGCTCTGAGGGACGACACAGGCTTCTCGTCTATGAGTTCATGAGAAACGGATCTCTGGATAGCTTCTTGTTTAGTACTGATTCAGGGAAGTTGTTGACTTGGGAGTATCGGTTCAACATTGCGCTTGGGACGGCCAAGGGAATAACTTACCTCCACGAGGAGTGCCGCGACTGCATTGTTCACTGCGACATTAAGCCAGAAAACATTCTCGTGGATGACAATTACACTGCCAAAGTCTCTGACTTCGGACTAGCCAAACTCTTGAACCCAAAAGACAACAGACACAAGAACCTGAGCAGCGTTAGAGGAACTAGAGGCTATCTAGCACCTGAATGGCTCGCAAATCTTCCTATAACCTCGAAATCGGATGTCTATAGCTACGGTATGGTCCTGCTAGAAATAGTCAGCGGACAAAGGAACTTTGATGTCTCGGAGAGAACAAACCACAGGAAATTCTCGATTTGGGCTTACGAGGAGTTTGATAAGGGTAACACCGAGGCCATCCTAGACATGCGTTTAAGCGAAGATCAGACGGTTGATATGGAACAAGTGAGGAGAATGGTTCAGACAAGCTTCTGGTGCATACAAGAGCAGCCACTGCAGAGGCCGACAATGGGGAAAGTGGTTCAGATGCTAGAAGGAATCACGGCCATAAACAAGCCGCCACGTCCAAAGACCTTAAGCGCAGTGTCGATTTCAGGGAATAGTGGGAGCACAAGCCACGCATCTATCTTGGTTGCTTCGGGTCCGACGCGATCATCTTCTTCGTCCGCTGCTACACGGTCGTTTCAGACAATGGGGATCACATCGTCTGGACCGGCTTCCACAATAATCAGTGAAGGTTCGTTGCTTTGA